Proteins from a single region of Desulfobacter postgatei 2ac9:
- a CDS encoding CheR family methyltransferase, producing the protein MAFKEVLDKTSNRINLQIFGTHIDNRAISKARQGVYPCSIKADLGEERVNRFFIQEGDFYRIRKEIRDCVVFSVQNVIKDPPFSRWRHYKYTRPDR; encoded by the coding sequence ATGGCTTTTAAAGAGGTCCTTGACAAGACTTCAAACCGGATAAACCTGCAAATATTTGGTACGCATATTGACAACCGGGCCATCAGCAAAGCCCGTCAAGGTGTCTATCCGTGCAGTATCAAAGCGGATCTGGGCGAGGAGCGTGTGAATCGTTTCTTCATTCAAGAGGGAGATTTTTACCGTATACGAAAGGAAATTCGGGATTGTGTGGTCTTTTCCGTCCAGAATGTTATCAAGGACCCGCCGTTTTCCCGATGGCGACATTATAAATATACACGGCCGGACCGGTAA
- a CDS encoding hydrogenase iron-sulfur subunit → MSNFEPEIVAFCCHYCAYTAADMAGTRRISYPSNVKIIRVPCTGKVDAIHLMKALEKGADGVYVAGCLEGDCHFKNGNIRAAAHVEKIKKTLEDLGWEPERVAMMNFSAAMGEKFAQAAEEFTEKIKALGPSPASQATSQAV, encoded by the coding sequence ATGAGCAATTTTGAACCTGAAATCGTTGCCTTCTGCTGTCATTATTGTGCATATACCGCAGCAGATATGGCCGGCACCAGGCGGATTTCATATCCGTCCAATGTAAAAATCATACGGGTGCCCTGCACCGGTAAAGTGGACGCCATTCACCTGATGAAAGCCCTTGAAAAAGGCGCTGACGGTGTATATGTGGCAGGCTGTCTGGAAGGGGATTGCCATTTTAAAAACGGCAATATTCGTGCAGCGGCCCACGTGGAAAAAATTAAAAAAACCCTGGAAGATCTGGGGTGGGAACCCGAACGTGTGGCCATGATGAATTTTTCCGCAGCTATGGGTGAAAAATTTGCCCAGGCCGCCGAAGAATTTACAGAAAAAATTAAAGCCCTAGGGCCAAGCCCAGCCAGTCAGGCAACAAGTCAGGCCGTTTAA
- a CDS encoding FmdB family zinc ribbon protein encodes MPIFEYTCKKCGKEFERVVFSGEEKEIICPECKSKDVKKNMSASTFMGASMGSCATPFPNGPS; translated from the coding sequence ATGCCTATTTTTGAATATACGTGTAAAAAATGTGGGAAAGAGTTTGAGAGAGTTGTTTTTTCAGGTGAAGAAAAAGAGATCATTTGTCCTGAATGCAAAAGCAAGGATGTAAAGAAAAATATGAGTGCATCCACTTTTATGGGCGCCAGCATGGGCTCCTGTGCAACGCCTTTCCCCAATGGCCCTTCATGA
- a CDS encoding PAS domain-containing protein — translation MWSFPSRMLSRTRRFPDGDIINIHGRTGKYLETPSGPVTNNILDMVREGLHIELSATLRVARSSAAKATKKRLSVKTNGNYQLINLHVCPLKKPDELAGRLLVVFEDIESESMDETGDHAGKDDSSLASTRIAELERKLQTTRESHQTTIKELESSNEELKSTNEEIQNIFVDNNMQVRRFTPEATMIVNLIPTDIGRPIRHVASNLKYDNMIRDLEKVLQYLTPVETEVQTDEGRWFNMRIIPYRTRDTF, via the coding sequence GTGTGGTCTTTTCCGTCCAGAATGTTATCAAGGACCCGCCGTTTTCCCGATGGCGACATTATAAATATACACGGCCGGACCGGTAAATACCTTGAGACACCGAGCGGCCCTGTCACCAACAACATTCTGGATATGGTGCGTGAGGGACTGCACATAGAACTGTCAGCCACCCTTAGGGTTGCCCGATCATCGGCTGCTAAAGCAACCAAGAAAAGACTGTCTGTAAAGACCAACGGAAATTATCAACTGATCAATCTGCATGTTTGCCCTTTAAAGAAACCCGATGAGCTTGCCGGACGGTTACTTGTGGTTTTTGAGGATATCGAATCCGAATCCATGGACGAAACAGGGGACCACGCCGGTAAAGATGACTCCTCGCTTGCGTCAACGCGCATTGCTGAATTGGAACGGAAGCTGCAGACAACCAGGGAAAGTCATCAGACAACTATCAAAGAGCTGGAATCGTCAAATGAAGAGCTCAAATCAACCAATGAGGAAATCCAGAATATTTTTGTGGACAATAACATGCAGGTTCGGCGGTTTACACCTGAAGCCACGATGATAGTCAACCTCATTCCCACAGATATCGGCAGGCCTATCCGGCATGTTGCCAGTAACCTGAAATACGACAACATGATTAGAGATCTGGAAAAGGTCCTGCAGTATTTGACACCCGTTGAAACCGAAGTGCAAACCGATGAAGGGAGATGGTTCAACATGCGCATCATACCCTACCGTACCAGGGATACATTTTGA
- a CDS encoding methylenetetrahydrofolate reductase C-terminal domain-containing protein: MITAEQKPLQEILGYIAPYEKILVVGCNECVTVCAAGGRKEVGLLSSAIRLNSAKAGKKIEVLEHTLERQCDPEYVDQLAEFTGQVDAIVSLACGCGVQTVAAQYPIPVFPGVNTTFMGASESQGIWVERCMGCGDCMLGITGGICPVARCAKSIMNGPCGGSRNGKCEISPDVDCAWQLIWNRLVELGLQDRYEELVAAKDWRPAGGGGPRKIIREDLASSKIITEDNA, translated from the coding sequence ATGATAACAGCAGAACAAAAACCCCTGCAGGAAATTCTCGGGTACATTGCGCCCTATGAAAAAATACTTGTGGTCGGCTGTAACGAATGTGTTACCGTTTGTGCAGCAGGCGGCAGAAAAGAGGTGGGGCTTCTGTCTTCCGCCATTCGCCTGAACAGTGCCAAAGCGGGCAAAAAGATCGAAGTTCTGGAACACACCCTGGAACGCCAATGTGACCCGGAATATGTTGACCAGCTCGCGGAATTCACCGGCCAAGTGGACGCCATTGTTTCCCTGGCCTGTGGATGCGGGGTTCAGACCGTTGCTGCCCAGTATCCGATTCCGGTTTTTCCGGGTGTCAATACCACGTTCATGGGCGCGTCCGAAAGCCAGGGCATCTGGGTTGAGCGCTGTATGGGTTGTGGTGACTGCATGCTGGGGATCACCGGCGGCATCTGTCCTGTTGCACGATGTGCAAAAAGCATAATGAACGGCCCCTGCGGTGGCTCGCGCAACGGGAAATGTGAGATCAGCCCGGATGTGGATTGTGCATGGCAATTGATCTGGAATCGCCTGGTTGAACTGGGTCTCCAGGATCGGTATGAAGAACTGGTTGCGGCAAAGGATTGGCGGCCTGCCGGAGGCGGCGGTCCTAGAAAAATTATCAGGGAGGACTTGGCGTCATCCAAAATTATCACGGAGGACAATGCATAA
- a CDS encoding PAS domain-containing protein: MTSPNFATPLADSEDRLKLIQNLQTLRIELEMQNKELLRSQLELMTSKIYYTRLYDTTPVGDFTIDLNGIIMPANITIADMLSMESSSLLDKHITDYIVLKDHIIYYQHLKDLDTLKTRQVCELRMKKNETRYEIDQMGPVSGNR; encoded by the coding sequence ATGACGAGTCCGAATTTTGCCACGCCACTTGCTGATTCAGAAGACAGGCTTAAACTCATTCAGAATCTTCAAACTCTGAGAATTGAACTGGAGATGCAGAATAAAGAACTACTCCGATCCCAACTGGAGCTTATGACATCAAAGATATACTATACGCGACTCTATGACACAACACCGGTTGGTGATTTTACCATTGATTTAAACGGAATTATAATGCCTGCCAATATAACCATTGCAGATATGCTGTCGATGGAAAGCTCATCTCTTCTGGATAAACACATAACGGATTATATTGTTTTAAAAGACCATATTATCTACTACCAGCATTTGAAAGACCTCGACACTTTAAAAACACGACAGGTCTGTGAACTGCGGATGAAAAAAAACGAGACAAGATATGAAATTGACCAAATGGGGCCCGTTTCGGGAAATCGATAA
- a CDS encoding PAS and helix-turn-helix domain-containing protein yields MNNKDNQPDSASELRRRAEKKIKQETGALPDDFTTLSREEIGELIHELEVHKIELQMQNDELCAAQEELELSRKRYFDLYNLAPVGYCVVNEKGFIQDVNLTAVTLLGRIRRDLINRPISEFILSEDYLRYHRHWKIVFETGQPQTIELQMLRNDKSLFWTRLDFMIAKNAGQSSVCQVTLTDISESKRLEYALKERIKKLNLLFRFSDLLEKPEISLNEVLKTTVLMIPQAWQFPGIAEACIELEGQIFQTKGFRKTQWMQTSDIVIQGKKAGQMTVCYTENRPAFNEGSFLIEESCLLNTISERLGRIIERVRLTEAVKHSEMFLRTTINSITNPFVVINASDYTIELANNAYGGEKVIGLKCHAVAHHRSTPCTDDDHPCPVQEIKRTGKPFIGELLHYDDQGNQLNMETYAFPIFEPNGQLCRVLEYQIDITAHRQTELKLEQKAAELKEMNAALKVLLKRRELDKEEIGQNIFANYQIVLTPIIQNLKNTLTQEDQREIIQILELRLKNILSPFSKKLSDKLINLTPTEIHVAHLIKSGKSNKEISQILNCSFHTVSRHRDNIRAKTNLKNKKINLRSFLLSLE; encoded by the coding sequence TTGAATAACAAGGATAACCAACCCGATAGCGCCTCTGAACTTAGACGCCGGGCTGAAAAAAAAATTAAACAAGAAACAGGGGCCTTGCCGGACGATTTTACAACCTTGTCACGCGAAGAAATCGGTGAACTGATTCACGAACTGGAGGTACACAAGATTGAGCTGCAAATGCAAAATGATGAACTCTGTGCGGCCCAAGAGGAACTGGAGCTCTCCCGCAAACGTTATTTCGACCTTTATAATCTCGCACCGGTGGGCTATTGTGTTGTTAATGAAAAAGGATTCATCCAGGATGTCAATCTCACTGCCGTCACCCTGCTCGGCCGGATCCGAAGAGACCTGATCAACAGGCCGATCTCTGAGTTTATCTTAAGTGAGGATTATCTTAGATACCACCGCCACTGGAAAATCGTTTTTGAAACCGGTCAACCCCAGACCATTGAACTGCAAATGCTGAGAAATGACAAATCGCTGTTCTGGACGCGGCTGGATTTTATGATTGCGAAGAACGCCGGACAATCTTCCGTCTGCCAGGTTACGCTAACTGACATCAGCGAGTCCAAACGTTTAGAGTATGCATTAAAAGAACGGATCAAGAAGCTGAATCTTTTATTCCGATTTTCCGACCTGTTGGAGAAACCGGAGATCAGTTTAAACGAGGTATTGAAAACAACAGTTTTGATGATTCCCCAGGCGTGGCAATTCCCCGGAATCGCGGAAGCTTGCATTGAGCTGGAAGGGCAGATCTTTCAGACCAAGGGTTTTAGGAAAACGCAATGGATGCAGACCAGTGATATTGTCATTCAGGGAAAGAAGGCGGGGCAGATGACGGTGTGCTACACAGAGAATCGACCGGCATTTAATGAAGGATCATTTTTGATAGAAGAGTCTTGTTTGCTGAATACTATATCGGAAAGATTGGGGCGTATTATAGAGCGAGTCCGATTGACAGAGGCAGTGAAGCACAGTGAGATGTTCCTGAGAACAACCATTAATTCGATAACAAACCCGTTTGTCGTGATAAACGCAAGCGACTATACCATTGAACTGGCCAATAATGCTTACGGCGGGGAAAAGGTTATAGGGCTCAAATGCCATGCGGTCGCCCACCATCGGAGCACGCCTTGTACCGATGATGATCATCCATGCCCGGTTCAGGAAATCAAGCGAACGGGCAAACCCTTTATTGGAGAACTGTTACATTACGATGATCAGGGAAATCAGCTGAACATGGAAACATATGCATTCCCGATATTTGAGCCTAACGGACAACTCTGCCGGGTCTTAGAATATCAGATCGACATTACTGCGCACAGGCAAACCGAGCTGAAATTAGAACAAAAGGCTGCTGAACTGAAAGAGATGAATGCCGCATTGAAAGTGCTGCTGAAAAGAAGAGAACTGGATAAAGAGGAAATTGGACAAAATATATTCGCCAACTATCAAATAGTGCTTACCCCTATTATTCAAAATCTGAAAAACACCCTGACACAGGAAGATCAGCGAGAAATAATCCAGATTCTGGAATTGCGTTTAAAAAATATCCTTTCCCCGTTTTCAAAAAAATTATCAGATAAACTGATCAATTTAACCCCTACGGAAATTCATGTAGCCCACCTTATTAAATCGGGAAAATCCAACAAAGAAATATCGCAAATCCTGAACTGCTCTTTTCACACCGTCTCTCGCCACCGGGATAATATCCGGGCAAAAACAAACCTGAAAAATAAAAAAATCAATCTTCGGTCATTCCTGCTCTCCCTCGAATAA
- a CDS encoding FAD-dependent oxidoreductase translates to MQKIKQDEKRVLVIGGGVGGIKAALDLSESRKKVLLIDSDYAIGGLMTQLDRTFPTNNCDLCTVSPHLSATTREKFLQVSPMTELTSLSGEAGDFTATLKTAPRFIDIDKCTACGECLKKFPEAVRFTPGLDPRAPTCMRYPQATPYAYSIDMEKIDDVEALKGVCKAGAIIADDSEQEIQIKVASVVLSVGAELFDPSVLDNFGGGKFANVVTGLEYERIMSASGPYQGNLVKKSDQQPPKKVAWIQCVGSRGINRHDVSYCSSVCCMYALKEAMVTKERFGKDIETTIFFMDMRTFGKDYEPYYNRAKEDFGIRLIRCKPHTIIELPDKSLQITYAKEELSAMIKEDFDMVVLSTGFRPTQKTIDLAGTLGIDLNEHNFAKAGTMDPVTTSKDGVYVCGVFESPKDIPETLVQASAAASLAGAAIESEECVEDASPYPPQRDVDGEDPKIGVFIVDCDGEIGQAMDINKILENAKSNPDVAVAEAFKLSCSFEAMEKIENLIKEQALNRVVIGSGSPRVQEIMFQDMLRRAGLNPYLLELVNLRDQAAWAHNDAPAKALEKAFQLVQVGISGVRKAKALPENILPTSQNALVVGGGVTGMTSALELADQGTFTYLVEKAPVLGGQALNLSKTIEGDDVAAFVKDLVSKVSANENIKVFTDAVVAEHNGVPGRFTTGIKTSADAYEQIDHGVTILATGATPNRPAVYGLGEFDKVMTQLDLDSILENDESKIKAMEQVVMIQCAGSREADNPNCSRLCCQAAVKNALRLLEVNPDINVFVLYRDIRTYGFQEDYYKTARDKGVKFIRFDLDHRPVVREEAGKTIVRTHDFVLGQDIDIEADCVALSTGLVANSDTNKELARLFNLPKTEDGFFLEDHVKLKPVDMALRGFFVAGTAHSPKVIRESITQAHAVAGRARTMLANKEITLGAAYATVDPIKCAVCLICVRVCPFNVPFINNERHSEISPAKCHGCGICVAECPAKAIQLRGWEDDQMLAKLDGLFERYN, encoded by the coding sequence ATGCAAAAAATTAAACAAGACGAAAAACGCGTGCTCGTCATTGGCGGTGGCGTTGGCGGCATCAAGGCGGCCCTTGATCTTTCCGAGTCCCGGAAAAAGGTCCTGCTCATTGATTCCGACTATGCCATTGGTGGATTAATGACCCAGCTGGACCGCACTTTTCCAACCAACAATTGCGATTTGTGTACAGTTTCTCCCCATCTGTCCGCAACAACAAGGGAAAAGTTTCTTCAGGTCAGCCCGATGACAGAGCTAACCAGCCTGTCCGGAGAGGCCGGTGATTTTACGGCCACATTAAAAACCGCTCCCCGGTTCATTGACATTGACAAATGTACAGCTTGCGGGGAATGTTTGAAAAAATTTCCAGAAGCCGTCCGCTTTACCCCGGGACTTGACCCAAGGGCGCCTACCTGTATGCGGTATCCCCAGGCCACACCCTATGCTTATTCCATTGATATGGAAAAGATAGATGATGTGGAGGCGCTTAAGGGAGTTTGTAAGGCCGGGGCTATCATAGCCGATGACAGTGAACAGGAAATCCAGATTAAGGTCGCATCCGTTGTCTTAAGTGTGGGTGCAGAGCTGTTCGATCCGAGTGTGTTGGATAATTTCGGGGGCGGAAAATTTGCCAATGTGGTTACCGGCCTTGAATATGAACGGATTATGTCTGCATCCGGGCCTTACCAGGGCAATCTGGTGAAAAAATCAGACCAGCAGCCGCCGAAAAAAGTGGCCTGGATCCAGTGTGTCGGCTCCAGGGGCATTAACCGGCACGATGTTTCTTACTGTTCTAGCGTATGCTGCATGTATGCCCTTAAAGAGGCCATGGTCACCAAAGAGCGTTTTGGTAAGGACATTGAAACCACCATCTTCTTTATGGATATGCGGACTTTTGGCAAGGACTATGAGCCTTACTATAATCGCGCCAAAGAAGATTTCGGCATTCGTTTAATCCGTTGCAAGCCACATACCATCATTGAACTGCCGGATAAATCGCTTCAGATCACCTATGCCAAAGAAGAACTGTCAGCCATGATAAAAGAAGATTTTGACATGGTTGTACTCTCTACCGGTTTCAGGCCTACCCAGAAAACCATTGATCTGGCCGGAACGCTTGGCATTGACTTGAACGAACACAATTTTGCAAAAGCCGGCACCATGGATCCTGTGACCACCTCTAAAGACGGTGTATATGTTTGTGGTGTTTTTGAAAGCCCCAAAGATATTCCCGAAACCCTGGTTCAGGCATCTGCTGCGGCTTCCTTGGCAGGTGCGGCTATAGAGAGTGAGGAATGCGTTGAAGATGCAAGTCCGTATCCGCCCCAAAGAGATGTTGACGGTGAAGATCCTAAAATTGGTGTCTTTATTGTTGACTGTGACGGGGAAATCGGTCAGGCCATGGATATCAATAAAATCCTGGAAAATGCGAAAAGCAACCCTGACGTGGCAGTGGCAGAAGCGTTTAAACTCAGCTGTTCCTTTGAGGCTATGGAAAAGATTGAAAACCTGATCAAGGAACAAGCACTGAACCGTGTGGTTATTGGTTCCGGTTCCCCAAGGGTTCAGGAGATCATGTTCCAGGATATGCTCAGACGCGCAGGGCTCAACCCCTACCTGCTTGAGCTTGTCAATTTGAGAGATCAGGCTGCCTGGGCGCACAATGACGCTCCGGCCAAAGCCCTTGAAAAAGCCTTCCAGCTGGTTCAGGTCGGTATATCCGGTGTCAGAAAAGCCAAAGCTCTGCCTGAAAATATACTCCCCACAAGCCAGAACGCCCTTGTTGTGGGCGGCGGAGTAACCGGTATGACGTCTGCCCTTGAACTGGCTGACCAGGGTACTTTTACCTACTTGGTGGAAAAAGCCCCGGTACTTGGCGGTCAGGCCCTGAACCTGTCCAAAACCATCGAAGGTGATGATGTGGCAGCCTTTGTCAAGGATCTTGTGAGCAAGGTGTCTGCCAATGAAAATATCAAGGTGTTCACTGATGCTGTCGTTGCAGAGCACAACGGCGTGCCCGGTCGTTTTACCACCGGCATTAAAACCTCAGCTGATGCGTATGAACAGATTGATCACGGGGTCACCATCCTTGCCACAGGCGCAACACCCAACCGTCCTGCCGTGTATGGCCTCGGTGAGTTTGATAAGGTTATGACCCAGCTTGATCTTGACAGCATCCTTGAAAACGATGAGAGCAAAATCAAGGCCATGGAACAGGTGGTTATGATTCAGTGTGCCGGTTCCAGGGAAGCGGACAACCCCAACTGCTCAAGGCTCTGTTGCCAGGCAGCCGTTAAAAACGCCCTGCGTCTTCTGGAAGTCAATCCTGACATTAATGTTTTTGTACTTTACAGGGATATCCGTACTTACGGATTCCAGGAAGATTATTACAAAACAGCCCGGGATAAAGGTGTGAAGTTCATTCGTTTTGATCTTGATCACCGTCCCGTTGTCCGGGAAGAAGCAGGCAAGACCATTGTCCGTACCCATGATTTTGTTCTGGGGCAGGATATTGATATTGAAGCTGACTGCGTGGCTTTAAGTACCGGTCTGGTTGCCAATTCTGATACCAACAAAGAACTTGCACGTCTGTTTAATCTTCCTAAGACTGAAGACGGCTTTTTCTTAGAAGACCATGTGAAACTCAAACCCGTTGACATGGCCCTTCGCGGGTTCTTTGTGGCTGGTACGGCCCACTCTCCCAAGGTGATTCGTGAAAGCATCACCCAGGCCCATGCCGTTGCAGGCAGAGCCAGAACCATGTTGGCCAATAAAGAGATTACCCTAGGGGCTGCCTATGCCACGGTAGATCCGATTAAGTGTGCCGTCTGTCTGATCTGTGTCAGAGTCTGTCCTTTTAATGTTCCTTTTATCAATAATGAACGGCATTCAGAAATTAGTCCGGCCAAGTGTCACGGTTGCGGCATCTGTGTTGCCGAGTGTCCGGCCAAAGCCATTCAGTTAAGGGGCTGGGAAGATGACCAGATGCTGGCTAAACTTGATGGTTTATTTGAGAGGTATAACTAA
- a CDS encoding aminotransferase class IV has product MKTVYVDGKFLPWDKAVIPVDDLAVLRGYAVCDIIKTIGGHPYCLDAHIDRLLSSAEKVGLTPVWTKAEIKKIVFEVLEKNAPMDEANIRILVTGGSSPDFFSPADNPRLIVLVTDIPALPAQWYTKGVKVITFVQQRSIADAKATNYIPAVLALKKAKAQGAVEALYMTPDKMVLEGTTSNLFALVDGTLVTPEKGVLKGITRKTVLALGEKLFPVSEQDLSLDTLLSASELFITGTNKGIVPVIQVDDHIIGTGMPGPGTRALMSAMADQVGRSCNSPSVI; this is encoded by the coding sequence TTGAAAACAGTTTATGTGGACGGAAAATTTTTGCCCTGGGACAAGGCGGTGATTCCCGTGGATGATCTGGCTGTGCTCAGGGGCTATGCAGTTTGCGACATCATCAAAACCATCGGAGGCCATCCCTACTGTCTTGATGCGCATATTGACCGGCTTTTGTCATCGGCTGAAAAAGTTGGCCTTACACCGGTATGGACCAAAGCGGAAATCAAGAAAATCGTTTTTGAAGTACTTGAAAAAAACGCCCCTATGGATGAGGCCAATATCCGCATCCTTGTGACGGGTGGATCCAGCCCTGATTTTTTCAGCCCGGCGGATAATCCCAGACTCATTGTTCTGGTAACTGATATCCCGGCCCTGCCTGCCCAGTGGTATACAAAAGGCGTAAAGGTGATCACCTTTGTCCAGCAGCGTTCGATCGCCGATGCCAAGGCCACCAATTACATCCCTGCTGTTTTAGCCTTGAAAAAGGCAAAGGCACAAGGCGCTGTGGAGGCGTTGTATATGACCCCGGACAAAATGGTTCTCGAAGGCACCACCAGTAATCTGTTTGCCCTGGTTGACGGCACCTTGGTCACACCTGAAAAAGGGGTGCTCAAGGGCATTACCCGAAAAACCGTTCTGGCACTTGGGGAAAAGCTGTTTCCCGTATCTGAACAGGACCTTTCCCTGGACACCCTGCTGTCTGCCTCTGAACTGTTCATCACCGGAACCAACAAAGGTATCGTCCCTGTAATCCAGGTGGATGACCATATTATCGGAACAGGCATGCCCGGACCCGGCACCAGGGCCTTAATGTCGGCAATGGCAGATCAGGTTGGCAGATCATGTAATTCACCGTCCGTAATTTGA
- a CDS encoding AF1514 family protein → MTQIFSDIGNAVHEVIEETIDDPELNLQQAKDLAKKIALKKYKNCMILSWKNGKTGEFYPTRECGTQKIPAWIYYAQVRGANLTININDGEYIFMILTIEDF, encoded by the coding sequence ATGACACAAATTTTTTCTGACATAGGCAATGCTGTTCATGAAGTGATAGAAGAAACAATAGATGATCCCGAACTTAATCTTCAACAGGCGAAAGATTTAGCAAAAAAAATTGCACTAAAAAAATACAAAAATTGCATGATTCTGTCCTGGAAAAATGGGAAGACGGGCGAATTTTATCCAACCCGTGAATGCGGCACACAAAAGATACCTGCTTGGATTTATTATGCCCAGGTAAGAGGTGCGAATCTGACCATCAATATTAATGATGGTGAATATATTTTCATGATCCTGACGATTGAGGATTTCTGA
- a CDS encoding EI24 domain-containing protein, translating to MGFIAGIQYNIRGVALALKTPSLLMLGLIRFAVVLLLALVLSGMVLYWHNDIFSMIWQMPESRWLIWLWHIVSWILTFTLMAFSMLISYLISQIFFCVFIMDYMSRITERMVLGQEAPGAHTSIFGLFLYLIRQEIPRAVVPVLISVTLMIIGLFTPVSLVIIGLSAVVAGIFLAWDNTDLVPARRMVPFRERFAFLRKNLFFHIGFGLLFLVPWLNILFLSFAPVGATLYYIEKERKKHGLGFDL from the coding sequence ATGGGATTCATTGCAGGCATTCAATACAATATTAGGGGGGTTGCCCTGGCGTTAAAAACACCGTCGCTTTTGATGCTCGGACTGATAAGATTTGCAGTGGTTTTGTTGTTGGCCCTTGTTTTGTCGGGCATGGTGCTTTACTGGCACAATGACATTTTTTCCATGATATGGCAGATGCCCGAGTCCCGGTGGTTGATCTGGCTGTGGCACATAGTGTCCTGGATTTTGACATTTACTCTGATGGCATTTTCCATGCTGATCTCCTATCTGATTTCCCAGATTTTTTTCTGTGTTTTCATCATGGATTATATGTCCCGGATCACAGAACGCATGGTACTTGGACAGGAAGCCCCGGGTGCCCACACATCCATATTCGGTTTGTTTTTGTATCTGATTCGTCAGGAAATTCCTAGAGCCGTGGTGCCCGTACTGATATCGGTTACACTGATGATTATCGGGCTGTTTACCCCTGTAAGCCTTGTCATCATTGGTCTCTCAGCGGTGGTGGCAGGTATTTTTCTGGCTTGGGACAATACGGACCTTGTCCCTGCCAGACGCATGGTGCCGTTTAGGGAGCGATTTGCATTCCTAAGAAAAAACCTGTTTTTTCACATCGGGTTCGGCCTTTTGTTTCTTGTGCCCTGGCTCAACATCCTTTTCCTTTCATTTGCACCGGTCGGCGCTACCTTATATTATATAGAGAAAGAAAGAAAAAAACATGGCCTTGGATTTGATTTGTAA